The Rothia sp. SD9660Na DNA segment GTTCATGAACTGGGATGGCCCCACCTTCACCGACTCCGGGGGCTTCCAGGTCATGAGCCTGGGCTCGGGTTTCAAGAAGGTCATTGATATGGGCACCGTGGCCGGAGCTACCGGCGCGGACGGCCGCCCCATCGGCGACGACGACGTGGCCGCCGGCAAGGAACGTATGGCCCACGTGGACGATGACGGGGTCAATTTTAAGTCCCACATCAACGGCGATATTCACCGTTTCACCCCCGAGGTATCCATGCAGGTGCAGCACCAGATTGGCGCTGACATCATGTTTGCCTTCGATGAGCTCACCACCCTCTATAACTCCCGCGCCTACCAGCAGGAGGCCCTGGAGCGCACCCGCCTGTGGGCCCTGCGCTGTATTGCTGAGCACCAGCGCCTGACCGCAGAGCGGGTAGGCAAACCTTACCAGGCCCTCTTTGGTGTGATTCAGGGAGCCCAGTATGAGGATTTGCGCCGCAAGGCCTGCCGCGACCTGGGCGCTATGCCCTTTGACGGTTTTGGCCTAGGCGGGGCACTCGAAAAGGAAAACCTGGGCACTATTGTGCGCTGGTGCAACGAGGAGCTGCCCGAGAACAAGCCCCGCCACCTGCTGGGCATTTCGGAGCCCGACGACATCTTCACCGGCATCGAAAACGGTGTTGATACCTTCGACTGTGTCTCCCCCACCCGCGTGGCCCGCAACGCCGCCGTCTACACCCCCGATGGCCGCTTCAACCTAACCAACGCCCGCTACCGCACCGACTTCTCCCCCATCTTCGAGGGCTGCGACTGCTACACCTGCACCCACTACACCCGCGCCTACCTGCACCACCTCTTCAAGGCCGACGAGCGCCTCTCAGCAACCCTGGCCTCGATTCA contains these protein-coding regions:
- the tgt gene encoding tRNA guanosine(34) transglycosylase Tgt — encoded protein: MKLSFALKQPGHSVRPYSPGRLKPVLNTEFSDPTFSFELGKRLTDTAQPTGKQVDANGGAFQGRTGVIHTPHGDIATPAFTPVGTKATVKAVLPEAMKDLGAQALLANAYHLYLQPGPDVLDAAGGLGKFMNWDGPTFTDSGGFQVMSLGSGFKKVIDMGTVAGATGADGRPIGDDDVAAGKERMAHVDDDGVNFKSHINGDIHRFTPEVSMQVQHQIGADIMFAFDELTTLYNSRAYQQEALERTRLWALRCIAEHQRLTAERVGKPYQALFGVIQGAQYEDLRRKACRDLGAMPFDGFGLGGALEKENLGTIVRWCNEELPENKPRHLLGISEPDDIFTGIENGVDTFDCVSPTRVARNAAVYTPDGRFNLTNARYRTDFSPIFEGCDCYTCTHYTRAYLHHLFKADERLSATLASIHNERFIVKMVDDARAAIDSGEYFDYRDEFLGKYYAKKVAQQRAQEEAAARKAAKDAERAAAAQARWEANMKAKAEAEARRAAEQAETTKTTSDEK